The following coding sequences are from one Streptomyces sp. NBC_00536 window:
- a CDS encoding DUF6884 domain-containing protein, which produces MPSLSDAGAAILAAHKDGRVRGAAAAITRLAIDGFVLRDVGNSYILEDGYKALEEWRRNRAGLAAFGKLPKLPGQQHEALLTAAGRADQRVPGRDDRDVYVSGETWYRTSTLRAVHAAGHADFRRAPGEEQLTYAQTGRSLYLTPQGREYVRQRGHAALDRRRVVVIACGSEKKPDPGVNQYGNRLPGYPAGELYTGRYHRSLRLAADSLTDPALIRIFSARHGLVELTRFLDPYDVTIRDERAITPERLARQAAELGADDADVIFLGGREYAELLAASIPHLLSPLWGGMGGHRGLCKTAREDADLRKTWWLRAAEAHARFHPTL; this is translated from the coding sequence ATGCCCTCGCTCAGCGACGCCGGCGCCGCGATCCTCGCCGCTCACAAGGACGGACGCGTTCGCGGGGCCGCCGCCGCAATCACCAGATTGGCCATCGACGGATTCGTTCTCCGCGACGTCGGCAACAGCTACATCCTGGAAGACGGTTACAAGGCGCTGGAGGAGTGGCGCCGCAACCGCGCCGGCCTCGCCGCCTTCGGCAAGCTGCCCAAGCTGCCCGGCCAGCAGCACGAAGCACTCCTGACCGCCGCTGGCCGCGCGGACCAGCGCGTACCGGGCCGCGACGACCGAGACGTGTACGTGTCCGGCGAGACCTGGTACCGGACGTCCACCCTGCGCGCCGTCCACGCTGCTGGACACGCCGACTTCCGCCGCGCCCCCGGCGAGGAGCAGCTCACGTACGCGCAGACGGGGCGGTCTCTCTATCTGACCCCGCAGGGCCGCGAGTACGTACGCCAGCGCGGCCATGCCGCCTTGGATCGGCGGCGGGTCGTCGTCATCGCGTGCGGTTCCGAGAAGAAGCCGGACCCCGGGGTGAATCAGTACGGCAACCGGCTGCCGGGTTACCCGGCCGGCGAGCTGTACACCGGCCGGTACCACCGATCCCTGCGGCTGGCCGCCGATTCCCTGACCGACCCGGCGCTGATCCGCATCTTCTCCGCCCGCCACGGGCTCGTGGAGCTCACCCGCTTCCTGGACCCGTACGACGTGACGATCAGGGACGAGAGGGCCATCACTCCCGAGCGGCTGGCCCGCCAGGCGGCCGAGCTCGGCGCCGATGACGCGGACGTGATCTTTCTGGGCGGCCGGGAGTACGCCGAGCTCCTCGCCGCCTCTATACCGCACCTCCTGTCTCCGCTGTGGGGCGGGATGGGTGGGCACCGAGGGCTGTGCAAGACGGCACGAGAGGACGCCGACCTCCGGAAGACTTGGTGGCTACGGGCCGCCGAAGCCCACGCCCGCTTCCACCCGACCCTCTGA
- a CDS encoding amidase family protein → MSRRTLLAASAAVTGALGLARPAAAAEGESLTTAASTSALHLAPAYQQVAALRARQISARTLLERLLAHHAKVNPALNAVVTLDADAARAAADRADQYLAQTGRTLGPLHGLPITVKDALEVKGMRTTSGSPDFSNHVPATDADAVALLRAAGAVIIGKTNVPTMCQDIQTSNPIFGKTKNPFADDRTAGGSSGGPAAAVATGLSSIEVGSDLGGSLRLPAAYCGVYALRTSRGASPIVSTRGHIPRLPGWATSSDMLTLGPIARTPADLDLLLGVLAAPAPADGAAWKIELPAPTKTCLSQYRVGIWADDAFCRVDGATRALLDQVLNAVRQAGAQVDASTRPVNFGDSDKLFQRLMYATASATAPDAAFAADIEAADKIPAGDPSGLFLHSRTMRHRDWLVADETRQKLRAAWADYFTQHDILITPAAPTAAVLDQTSVPVPQRFITVDGAKRGYFEQTAWITLASPVGLPSIVVPVGQSAEGLPMSIQIIGPYLSDRTLIAVAKLLAQVLPAAPKAPALTA, encoded by the coding sequence ATGTCCCGCCGCACCCTTCTCGCCGCCTCCGCGGCCGTCACCGGCGCACTCGGCCTTGCCCGCCCGGCCGCGGCCGCCGAGGGAGAGAGTCTCACCACCGCTGCATCCACCAGCGCCCTGCACCTCGCCCCTGCGTACCAGCAGGTTGCCGCTCTGCGTGCCCGCCAGATATCGGCCCGCACTCTGCTGGAGCGACTCCTGGCCCATCACGCGAAGGTCAACCCCGCCCTCAACGCCGTCGTCACCCTGGACGCGGACGCCGCCCGCGCAGCCGCGGACCGCGCGGACCAGTACCTCGCGCAGACCGGCCGCACCCTCGGCCCGCTCCACGGCCTGCCCATCACCGTCAAGGACGCCCTTGAGGTCAAGGGGATGCGCACCACCAGCGGCTCCCCCGACTTCTCCAACCACGTACCCGCCACCGACGCCGACGCCGTGGCGCTCCTGCGTGCCGCCGGCGCGGTCATCATCGGCAAGACCAACGTCCCGACCATGTGCCAGGACATCCAGACCAGCAACCCCATCTTCGGCAAGACGAAGAACCCCTTCGCCGACGACCGCACCGCCGGGGGCTCCTCGGGCGGCCCGGCCGCCGCCGTCGCCACCGGCCTCAGCTCGATAGAGGTCGGTTCCGACCTCGGCGGATCACTCCGCCTCCCCGCCGCGTACTGCGGTGTCTACGCCCTGCGCACCTCCCGTGGAGCCAGCCCGATCGTGTCGACCCGCGGCCACATCCCCCGCCTGCCCGGCTGGGCCACCAGCAGCGACATGCTGACCCTCGGCCCGATCGCCCGCACCCCCGCAGACCTCGACCTCCTCCTGGGCGTGCTCGCTGCCCCGGCGCCGGCCGACGGCGCCGCCTGGAAGATCGAGCTTCCGGCCCCCACCAAGACCTGCCTCTCCCAGTACCGGGTGGGCATCTGGGCCGATGACGCGTTCTGCCGCGTCGATGGCGCGACCCGCGCGCTCCTGGACCAGGTGCTCAACGCTGTCCGCCAGGCCGGCGCGCAGGTCGACGCCTCCACCCGGCCCGTGAACTTCGGCGACAGCGACAAGCTGTTCCAGCGCCTGATGTACGCCACGGCCAGCGCCACCGCCCCGGACGCGGCGTTCGCCGCCGACATCGAGGCAGCGGACAAGATCCCCGCGGGCGACCCGTCCGGCCTGTTCCTGCACTCGCGGACCATGCGACACCGCGACTGGCTCGTCGCCGACGAGACCCGCCAGAAGCTCCGAGCGGCGTGGGCCGACTACTTCACCCAGCACGACATCCTGATCACCCCCGCAGCGCCGACCGCGGCCGTCCTCGACCAGACGTCCGTGCCCGTCCCGCAGCGCTTCATTACCGTCGACGGAGCGAAGCGCGGCTACTTCGAGCAGACCGCCTGGATCACGCTGGCCAGCCCTGTGGGCCTGCCGTCCATCGTCGTCCCGGTCGGCCAGAGCGCCGAGGGCCTGCCCATGTCCATCCAGATCATCGGCCCCTACCTGTCGGACCGGACCCTCATCGCGGTCGCGAAGCTCCTCGCGCAGGTACTTCCCGCCGCGCCGAAGGCTCCGGCCCTCACCGCGTAG